In Rhizobium sp. ARZ01, a genomic segment contains:
- a CDS encoding sulfate ABC transporter substrate-binding protein, with translation MSIFSKSLSVALLGVGLAVGAVSAAVAQSTLLNVSYDPTRELYKQYNTAFAAHWKAETGEDVTVQQSHGGSGKQARAVIDGLEADVVTLALEADIDAIVEKTKKIPGNWRELLPNKSTPYSSTIVFLVRKGNPKGIKDWSDLIKDDVQVITPNPKTSGGARWNFLAAWAWAEKEFGGDKAKVTEYITTLFKHVPVLDTGARGSTTTFVERGIGDVLLAWENEAWLALEELGPDQFEIVAPPLSIYAEPPVAVVKGNAEAKGTEKLANAYLEYLYSKEGQNIAAKNFYRPSDPSAVDAKLLEKFPKLELLTIEAFGGWKKAQPEFFGDGGIFDQVYKPGN, from the coding sequence ATGTCTATTTTTTCCAAAAGCTTGAGTGTTGCCTTGCTTGGCGTTGGCCTCGCTGTCGGCGCCGTTTCGGCGGCCGTGGCGCAGAGCACACTGTTGAATGTGTCCTATGATCCGACCCGCGAACTTTACAAGCAGTACAACACCGCCTTTGCCGCCCATTGGAAGGCAGAGACCGGCGAGGATGTCACGGTCCAGCAGTCGCATGGTGGCTCCGGCAAGCAGGCCCGCGCAGTGATCGATGGTCTCGAGGCCGATGTCGTTACCCTCGCGCTTGAAGCAGACATCGATGCCATCGTCGAAAAGACGAAGAAGATCCCGGGAAACTGGCGCGAATTGCTGCCGAACAAGTCGACGCCCTATTCGTCCACAATCGTGTTCCTGGTGCGCAAGGGTAATCCGAAGGGCATCAAGGACTGGAGCGACCTGATCAAGGACGACGTCCAGGTCATCACGCCGAACCCGAAAACCTCCGGCGGTGCCCGCTGGAACTTCCTCGCCGCCTGGGCCTGGGCCGAAAAGGAATTCGGCGGCGACAAGGCCAAGGTGACTGAATATATCACCACGCTCTTCAAGCACGTGCCGGTGTTGGATACCGGCGCGCGCGGCTCCACCACGACCTTCGTCGAACGGGGAATTGGCGACGTTCTGCTCGCCTGGGAGAACGAGGCATGGCTTGCGCTGGAAGAACTCGGACCTGACCAGTTCGAGATCGTCGCTCCGCCGCTCTCAATCTATGCCGAGCCGCCCGTTGCGGTCGTGAAGGGCAACGCGGAAGCGAAGGGAACGGAAAAGCTTGCAAATGCCTACCTTGAGTATCTTTATAGCAAGGAAGGCCAGAACATCGCGGCCAAGAACTTCTATCGCCCGTCGGATCCCTCCGCCGTCGATGCGAAGCTCCTGGAGAAGTTTCCGAAGCTTGAACTCCTGACGATCGAGGCCTTTGGTGGATGGAAGAAGGCGCAGCCGGAATTCTTCGGCGATGGCGGCATCTTCGACCAGGTCTACAAGCCGGGGAACTGA
- the cysT gene encoding sulfate ABC transporter permease subunit CysT, with amino-acid sequence MASTPSAARWHWKTPSVIPGFGLTLGFTLAYLTLIILIPLAALAWRSASLGWADFIRLVLDPRTLGALKVSFSTALIAAVVNVIFGVITAWVLVRYNFPGRRIVDAIVDLPFAIPTAVAGIALTSIYAPNGLIGSLLTPLGIKVAYTPIGIVVALIAIGLPFVVRTVQPVMQEINQEVEEAAASLGANRFQTIFRVILPGLMPAILTGFALALARGIGEYGSVIFIAGNIPFVSEIAPLLIVIRLEEFDYGAATAIATVMLVIAFLMLLLINFIQAWSRRRFGYEQ; translated from the coding sequence ATGGCATCCACCCCCAGCGCTGCGCGTTGGCACTGGAAAACCCCGAGCGTCATTCCGGGCTTCGGACTGACGCTCGGGTTTACGCTGGCTTACCTGACGCTCATCATTCTCATTCCGCTGGCGGCACTCGCCTGGCGATCCGCTTCCCTCGGCTGGGCCGACTTCATCCGCCTCGTCCTGGACCCGCGCACGCTCGGCGCCCTGAAGGTCTCGTTCTCCACCGCGCTGATCGCCGCCGTCGTTAACGTGATCTTCGGCGTCATCACCGCCTGGGTGCTGGTGCGCTACAACTTTCCCGGCCGCCGCATCGTTGATGCGATCGTCGATCTTCCCTTTGCCATCCCGACAGCGGTTGCCGGTATTGCGCTCACATCGATCTATGCGCCGAACGGCCTCATCGGCAGCCTGCTGACCCCGCTCGGCATCAAGGTTGCCTACACGCCGATCGGCATTGTCGTTGCTTTGATCGCAATCGGCCTGCCGTTCGTGGTGCGCACCGTCCAGCCTGTCATGCAGGAGATCAACCAGGAGGTGGAAGAGGCGGCCGCTTCGCTGGGCGCCAACCGCTTCCAGACGATCTTTCGCGTCATCCTTCCTGGCCTGATGCCCGCGATCCTCACCGGCTTCGCGCTGGCGTTGGCCCGCGGCATCGGCGAATACGGCTCGGTCATCTTCATTGCCGGCAACATCCCCTTCGTCTCCGAGATTGCACCGCTCTTGATCGTCATCCGGCTGGAGGAGTTCGACTATGGCGCTGCGACCGCCATTGCGACCGTCATGCTGGTCATCGCGTTTCTCATGCTTCTCCTGATCAATTTCATTCAGGCCTGGAGCAGGCGGAGGTTCGGCTATGAGCAATGA
- the cysW gene encoding sulfate ABC transporter permease subunit CysW — translation MSNEHFKNPISESAPVRWALILAVLAFLTLFVLLPLVIVFTQAFREGWGAYLAALGEPDAVSAIRLTLLVAAIAVPANMIFGLAASWAIAKFEFRGKAFLITLIDLPFSVSPVISGLVYVLLFGANSVLGPFLKSYGLQVVFAVPGIVLATIFVTFPFVARELIPLMQEQGTGDEEAAISLGASGWQAFRYVTLPNIKWGLLYGVLLCNARAMGEFGAVSVVSGHIRGLTNTMPLHVEILYNDYNIVGAFAVASLLALLALLTLVLRAILETRYGSELSAGQKH, via the coding sequence ATGAGCAATGAGCACTTCAAGAACCCGATCAGCGAAAGCGCGCCGGTCCGCTGGGCACTGATCCTTGCGGTTCTCGCCTTTCTCACCCTTTTCGTGCTGCTGCCGCTTGTGATCGTCTTTACGCAGGCCTTCCGGGAAGGGTGGGGTGCCTATCTTGCGGCGCTTGGCGAACCGGATGCGGTTTCCGCCATCAGGCTGACGCTGCTGGTTGCGGCTATCGCGGTGCCCGCCAACATGATCTTCGGCCTTGCCGCTTCCTGGGCGATCGCCAAGTTCGAATTCCGCGGCAAGGCCTTCCTGATCACCCTGATCGACCTGCCGTTTTCGGTCTCGCCGGTCATTTCCGGCCTTGTCTATGTGCTGCTCTTCGGTGCGAACTCGGTGCTCGGCCCGTTCCTGAAGTCATATGGTCTGCAAGTGGTGTTTGCCGTGCCAGGCATCGTGCTCGCCACAATCTTCGTCACCTTTCCCTTCGTCGCGCGCGAACTCATCCCGCTGATGCAGGAGCAGGGCACCGGCGACGAGGAGGCGGCGATCTCGCTCGGCGCCAGCGGCTGGCAGGCGTTTCGGTATGTGACGTTGCCCAACATCAAGTGGGGCCTGCTCTATGGCGTGCTGCTCTGCAATGCCCGCGCGATGGGCGAGTTTGGCGCCGTTTCGGTGGTCTCCGGCCATATCCGCGGCCTGACCAACACGATGCCGCTGCATGTCGAGATCCTCTACAACGACTACAACATCGTCGGCGCCTTCGCGGTTGCCTCGCTTCTGGCGCTCCTGGCGCTCCTGACGCTTGTGCTCCGGGCCATTCTAGAAACCCGCTACGGTTCCGAGCTGTCGGCCGGCCAGAAACACTGA
- a CDS encoding sulfate/molybdate ABC transporter ATP-binding protein: MEIRVEKIRKEFDLYPALHDVSLKIESGELIALLGPSGSGKTTLLRLIAGLEQPTLGRIFFGNEDASYKSVQERNVGFVFQHYALFRHMNVAENVAFGLTVRPRHQRPPKAEIRRRALELLDMVQLTGLEKRFPNQLSGGQRQRVALARAMAIEPKVLLLDEPFGALDAKVRKELRRWLREFHDRTGHTTVFVTHDQEEALELADRVVVMSQGKIEQVGSSDDVYDRPNSPFVFSFIGESANLPVTVIDGTVHFHGESTGLAAQRDGEGRLFFRPQDVSLVEEGPCFTGPVTSSRRLAGTRIAEVELGSAEDPCHVEIEIPLEAAATNGSILSFRPTRWKLFY; encoded by the coding sequence ATGGAAATTCGCGTTGAAAAAATCCGCAAGGAATTCGATCTCTATCCGGCGCTGCACGATGTCTCGCTGAAGATCGAATCCGGCGAACTGATCGCTCTTCTCGGCCCCTCCGGATCGGGTAAGACGACGCTGCTGCGCCTGATCGCAGGCCTCGAGCAACCGACCTTGGGCCGCATCTTCTTCGGCAACGAGGACGCCTCTTATAAATCGGTGCAGGAACGCAACGTCGGCTTCGTGTTCCAGCATTACGCGCTGTTCCGGCATATGAACGTCGCGGAAAACGTCGCCTTCGGCCTGACGGTCCGACCGCGCCACCAGCGTCCGCCCAAGGCGGAAATCCGCCGCCGGGCGCTGGAGCTGCTCGACATGGTGCAACTGACCGGGCTGGAGAAACGTTTTCCCAACCAGCTGTCCGGCGGCCAGCGCCAGCGCGTGGCGCTTGCGCGTGCCATGGCGATCGAACCGAAGGTGCTGCTTCTCGACGAGCCCTTCGGTGCGCTCGATGCCAAGGTGCGAAAGGAGCTGCGCCGCTGGCTGCGCGAGTTCCACGACCGCACCGGCCACACGACCGTTTTCGTCACGCACGACCAGGAGGAGGCGCTGGAACTCGCCGACCGTGTCGTCGTGATGAGCCAGGGCAAGATCGAGCAGGTAGGATCGTCGGACGATGTCTACGATCGGCCGAACTCGCCCTTCGTCTTCTCCTTCATCGGCGAGAGTGCGAACCTGCCGGTAACGGTGATCGACGGCACCGTGCATTTCCATGGAGAGTCCACCGGGCTTGCCGCCCAGCGCGACGGCGAGGGGCGTCTGTTCTTCCGACCGCAGGATGTCTCGCTGGTGGAAGAGGGGCCCTGCTTCACCGGTCCCGTCACATCGAGCCGCCGACTTGCCGGCACCCGCATCGCCGAGGTGGAACTAGGATCCGCCGAGGACCCATGCCACGTGGAGATCGAAATCCCGCTCGAAGCGGCCGCCACCAACGGCTCGATCCTGTCGTTCCGCCCGACACGATGGAAGCTGTTTTACTGA
- a CDS encoding DUF6152 family protein: MRPLTGILAVAAILAFAATASFAHHGWTWAEEEQTELKGIIRTVVIAPPHPTLDVETASDGLWKIELGNPRQTQRSGFVEGSAKQGDQVVVLGNRSLDPDEKRMKAVRITVNGKVFDIYPERIKMN; encoded by the coding sequence ATGCGTCCCTTGACCGGCATACTGGCCGTTGCCGCCATATTAGCCTTCGCCGCAACGGCGTCCTTCGCGCATCACGGTTGGACATGGGCTGAAGAAGAGCAGACCGAACTCAAGGGCATCATTCGCACGGTCGTGATCGCCCCGCCGCATCCCACCCTCGACGTCGAGACGGCAAGCGATGGGCTGTGGAAGATCGAACTGGGCAATCCGCGCCAGACGCAGCGTTCCGGCTTTGTGGAAGGCTCGGCCAAGCAGGGAGACCAGGTTGTCGTTCTCGGCAATCGCTCGCTCGATCCCGATGAAAAGCGGATGAAGGCCGTGCGCATCACCGTTAACGGCAAGGTGTTCGATATCTATCCCGAGCGGATCAAGATGAATTGA
- a CDS encoding DUF6644 family protein: MEGLEWIAASPIAAALKASGTLYLFVNAAHILSIGLIVGAIMPLDLRLLGLFRRYPLSALGPYLSASAAIGVALAILTGICLFSVRPMEYASNPAFLVKLALLACGVVNALSVHGTTRWMVAVNHGKVSPLLRLQALLSLTLWAATLVAGRWIAFV, encoded by the coding sequence ATGGAGGGGCTCGAATGGATCGCAGCCTCGCCGATCGCCGCGGCGCTGAAGGCGTCGGGCACGCTCTACCTGTTCGTCAACGCGGCGCACATCCTGTCGATCGGCCTGATCGTCGGCGCGATCATGCCGCTGGACCTGCGCCTGCTCGGCCTGTTTCGCCGCTACCCGCTCTCCGCTCTCGGACCCTATCTTTCGGCAAGCGCTGCCATCGGGGTGGCGCTCGCGATCCTGACCGGTATCTGTCTGTTTTCCGTGCGCCCGATGGAATACGCGTCGAACCCGGCCTTCCTGGTCAAGCTGGCGCTGCTCGCCTGCGGCGTTGTCAATGCGCTTTCCGTACACGGAACGACGCGGTGGATGGTTGCGGTGAACCATGGGAAGGTGTCACCGCTGCTCAGGCTGCAGGCTTTGCTCTCACTGACGCTCTGGGCCGCGACGCTCGTGGCCGGGCGCTGGATCGCCTTCGTCTGA
- the betA gene encoding choline dehydrogenase, whose protein sequence is MQQADYIIVGSGSAGSALAYRLSEDGKNTVLVLEYGGSDIGPFIQMPAALAWPMSMKRYNWGYLSEPEPNLNNRRITAPRGKVIGGSSSINGLVYVRGHAEDFNRWEELGARGWAYADVLPYFKRMEHNHGGEDGWRGTNGPLHVKRGPVKNPLFHAFIEAGKQAGFELTEDYNGSKQEGFGLMEQTVWQGRRWSAANAYLKPAMKRPNVELVRCFARKIVIESGRAVGVEIDRGGKIEVVRANREVIVSASSFNSPKLLMLSGIGPGQHLQDMGIEVKADRPGVGANLQDHMEFYFQQVSTKPVSLYSWLPWFWQGVAGAQWLFFKQGLGISNQFEACAFLRSAPGVKQPDIQYHFLPVAISYDGKAAANTHGFQAHVGYNLSKSRGSVTLRSADAMADPVIRFNYMSHPEDWEKFRHCVRLTREIFGQKAFDHYRGPEIQPGAKVQTDEEIDAFLREHLESAYHPCGTCKMGDRNDPMAVVDPETRVIGVDGLRVADSSIFPHVTYGNLNGPSIMTGEKAADHILGRQPLPRSNQEPWINPRWETSDR, encoded by the coding sequence ATGCAGCAGGCAGATTACATCATCGTCGGATCGGGTTCGGCAGGCTCCGCACTGGCCTATCGCCTCTCGGAGGACGGCAAGAACACCGTCTTGGTTCTGGAGTATGGCGGGTCGGACATCGGGCCGTTCATCCAGATGCCGGCGGCGCTCGCCTGGCCGATGAGCATGAAGCGCTACAACTGGGGCTATCTTTCCGAACCGGAGCCGAACCTCAACAACCGCAGGATCACCGCACCGCGCGGCAAGGTGATCGGTGGGTCATCGTCGATCAACGGGCTCGTCTATGTGCGCGGCCACGCGGAGGACTTCAACCGTTGGGAAGAGCTCGGCGCGCGTGGCTGGGCCTATGCGGACGTGCTGCCCTATTTCAAGCGGATGGAGCACAACCACGGCGGCGAGGACGGCTGGCGCGGCACGAATGGGCCGCTGCACGTCAAGCGTGGACCGGTGAAGAACCCGCTGTTCCACGCCTTCATCGAGGCGGGCAAGCAGGCCGGCTTCGAGCTGACCGAGGACTATAACGGCTCCAAGCAGGAAGGTTTTGGCCTGATGGAGCAGACGGTCTGGCAGGGCCGGCGCTGGTCCGCGGCGAATGCTTATCTGAAGCCGGCGATGAAGCGGCCGAATGTCGAGCTGGTGCGCTGCTTTGCGCGGAAAATCGTGATCGAGAGCGGCCGCGCCGTCGGCGTCGAGATCGACCGCGGCGGCAAGATCGAGGTGGTGCGCGCCAACCGCGAGGTGATCGTCTCGGCCTCCTCGTTCAACTCGCCGAAACTACTGATGCTCTCGGGCATTGGTCCAGGACAGCATCTGCAGGACATGGGGATCGAGGTGAAGGCCGACCGGCCGGGCGTCGGCGCCAACCTGCAGGACCACATGGAGTTCTATTTCCAGCAGGTCTCGACCAAGCCGGTATCGCTCTATTCGTGGCTGCCGTGGTTCTGGCAGGGCGTGGCGGGCGCGCAGTGGCTGTTCTTCAAGCAGGGGCTCGGCATCTCCAACCAATTCGAGGCCTGCGCCTTCCTGCGTTCCGCGCCCGGCGTCAAGCAGCCAGACATCCAGTACCACTTCCTGCCCGTGGCGATCTCCTACGACGGCAAGGCAGCCGCCAACACGCACGGATTCCAGGCCCATGTCGGCTACAACCTGTCGAAGTCGCGCGGCAGCGTGACGCTGCGCTCGGCCGATGCGATGGCCGATCCGGTCATCCGCTTCAACTACATGAGCCATCCGGAAGACTGGGAGAAGTTCCGCCATTGCGTACGGCTGACGCGGGAGATTTTTGGCCAGAAGGCCTTCGACCACTATCGCGGGCCGGAAATCCAGCCGGGCGCGAAGGTGCAGACGGACGAGGAGATCGACGCCTTCCTGCGCGAGCACCTGGAAAGCGCCTACCACCCCTGCGGCACCTGCAAGATGGGTGACCGCAACGATCCGATGGCGGTGGTCGATCCGGAGACGCGCGTCATCGGCGTCGACGGCCTGCGGGTCGCCGATTCATCAATCTTCCCGCACGTCACCTACGGCAACCTCAACGGTCCCTCGATCATGACCGGCGAGAAGGCCGCCGACCATATCCTCGGCCGGCAGCCCCTGCCCCGCTCCAACCAGGAACCGTGGATCAATCCGCGCTGGGAGACGAGCGACCGGTAA